The uncultured Methanomethylovorans sp. genome contains a region encoding:
- a CDS encoding DUF1699 family protein has translation MKIRVVSSKEEINTLSPNEEIVHLAFRPSNTDIFSLIMKCPQVKALHIPSSYKRTISNSAKMYLKMQGIELLEGDVWGHRKDINEYSEVSQNVYDRIKQYRLDGMQEEDITDKMVRETRLSPDFISFLIKSN, from the coding sequence ATGAAAATAAGAGTTGTCAGTTCTAAAGAAGAGATCAATACGTTGAGTCCAAATGAAGAAATAGTGCATCTTGCGTTCAGACCATCTAACACAGATATTTTTTCTCTTATAATGAAATGTCCACAGGTTAAGGCGCTCCATATTCCAAGCTCTTACAAAAGAACTATATCCAACTCTGCAAAAATGTATCTTAAAATGCAGGGAATAGAGCTTCTTGAGGGCGATGTATGGGGACATCGCAAGGATATTAATGAGTACTCTGAGGTTTCCCAGAATGTGTACGACCGCATAAAGCAGTACCGTCTGGATGGAATGCAGGAAGAAGACATTACTGACAAAATGGTCAGAGAAACCAGGCTCAGCCCAGATTTCATCTCATTCCTAATTAAGAGCAACTAA
- a CDS encoding DHH family phosphoesterase, translating to MSDCLHQMRISAKKCADTIQGKHEVKVVSHIDADGITSAAIICKALNRADIENSVSFVKQLDENTIHKLADQNPELVIFTDMGSGMLEHILSSGLQAVISDHHRPRGDPEGLVKDHINPHLFGANGSTDVSGSGTTYLLANELGDNRDLADLAIVGAIGDMQNRRNGHLVNINREILEEGVSNRVLSFEKDVMLFGKQTRPIFKLLQYASDPYIPGLTGNEDACIDFLHRIGLRFGDDDRWRRWIDLEQGEKQRIVSALMQHGLSSGQESYKLERLIGEVYILLNEREGTEMRDATEYSTLLNATGRYDFAEVGMAVCMGDREDAYQKASKLLIEHRSNLVNGLTFVKEKGVTKLNNLQYFDAGSNIKETIIGIVAGMSTSVAADRNYPIVAFADAEGGVKVSARGTQDLVRKGLNLSEALAVVSAEVGGAGGGHDIAAGATIPDKSKDEFIRKLDAIIGLQVAKK from the coding sequence ATGTCAGATTGTCTACATCAAATGAGAATTAGTGCAAAAAAATGTGCAGATACGATACAGGGGAAGCATGAAGTAAAGGTCGTATCGCATATAGATGCAGATGGTATCACGTCAGCAGCAATCATCTGTAAGGCTCTTAATCGTGCAGATATTGAAAACTCTGTTAGTTTCGTAAAACAATTGGATGAAAATACTATACATAAACTGGCAGATCAGAACCCAGAGCTTGTCATATTCACTGATATGGGAAGTGGAATGCTTGAGCATATCCTTTCTTCCGGGTTGCAGGCAGTGATATCTGACCACCATCGCCCACGGGGGGATCCGGAGGGCCTAGTAAAGGATCACATTAATCCTCATCTTTTCGGAGCTAATGGTTCTACCGATGTAAGCGGTTCAGGGACAACATACTTGCTGGCCAATGAGCTCGGTGATAATCGTGATCTTGCAGACTTGGCAATAGTTGGTGCCATAGGGGATATGCAGAACAGACGCAATGGTCATCTTGTTAATATTAATCGAGAGATACTTGAAGAAGGCGTTTCTAACAGGGTGTTATCATTTGAAAAAGATGTCATGCTCTTTGGGAAACAAACAAGGCCTATTTTTAAACTGCTGCAATATGCATCAGATCCATATATTCCGGGTCTTACCGGAAATGAAGATGCATGTATAGATTTCCTTCATCGTATCGGGCTTCGTTTTGGCGATGATGATCGTTGGAGAAGATGGATAGACCTGGAACAGGGGGAAAAACAAAGGATAGTTTCTGCTCTTATGCAACATGGTCTTTCTTCAGGACAAGAGTCCTATAAACTTGAGAGGCTCATAGGAGAAGTTTACATACTGTTGAATGAGCGGGAGGGTACTGAAATGAGGGATGCCACCGAGTATTCGACATTGTTGAATGCAACTGGAAGGTATGATTTTGCTGAAGTAGGGATGGCTGTATGCATGGGAGATAGGGAGGATGCTTATCAGAAAGCAAGTAAATTGCTTATTGAGCATCGATCTAACCTCGTTAATGGTCTTACTTTTGTAAAGGAGAAAGGGGTCACGAAGCTTAATAACTTACAGTATTTCGATGCGGGTTCAAACATAAAGGAAACAATAATCGGCATTGTTGCAGGTATGAGTACATCAGTTGCCGCAGACCGAAATTATCCGATTGTAGCTTTTGCAGATGCTGAAGGCGGAGTGAAAGTTTCTGCCAGAGGTACGCAAGATCTGGTTCGAAAAGGCCTCAACCTTTCAGAAGCATTAGCAGTTGTATCTGCAGAAGTTGGAGGCGCTGGCGGTGGGCACGATATTGCAGCCGGTGCAACCATCCCTGATAAATCCAAGGATGAATTTATTCGCAAGCTTGATGCAATTATTGGTCTTCAGGTAGCAAAAAAATGA
- a CDS encoding DUF128 domain-containing protein produces MFRTTFDPVTREGTVIVNLSIIDKKDLHDVMGIFEMAINSGLSVSPYLRVLHEGESIGGMTIEPDKVGFATMCSITIDGILLKKGVLVNPRFGGLVEIKNGTPLRFTNVLTYHSTTIDPLEVLMSQEITSVTEMLKTGSGKILANLREAPMAARDDIDRILSDMMDAGITGILEVGEPNTRILDVPVERDHLGIVVIGGTNPMAIVQEHGIGITTNAMSTVVDIKELRHINEYA; encoded by the coding sequence ATGTTTAGAACAACTTTTGATCCGGTTACACGGGAAGGCACGGTAATAGTTAATTTATCTATAATAGATAAGAAAGATTTGCATGATGTGATGGGCATATTTGAAATGGCTATCAACAGCGGCCTGTCGGTAAGTCCATATCTAAGAGTACTCCATGAAGGAGAGAGCATTGGAGGAATGACAATCGAGCCAGATAAAGTTGGTTTTGCTACAATGTGCAGCATCACCATAGATGGCATCTTGCTCAAGAAAGGCGTGCTCGTAAATCCACGATTTGGGGGATTGGTAGAGATAAAGAATGGAACTCCTCTGAGGTTCACGAATGTACTTACATATCACAGTACTACGATCGACCCCCTAGAAGTGCTCATGTCCCAGGAGATAACATCAGTTACGGAAATGCTCAAAACAGGCTCCGGAAAAATATTGGCTAACCTGAGGGAAGCCCCCATGGCTGCAAGGGACGATATTGACCGTATCCTCTCTGACATGATGGATGCTGGTATTACAGGTATCCTAGAAGTGGGAGAACCGAATACGCGTATTTTAGATGTGCCTGTTGAGAGGGACCACCTGGGAATAGTTGTAATAGGAGGCACCAATCCCATGGCTATCGTTCAGGAACATGGCATAGGCATCACAACAAATGCTATGTCCACAGTTGTTGATATAAAGGAATTACGCCACATCAATGAGTATGCATGA
- a CDS encoding glucose-6-phosphate isomerase family protein, which produces MRDIKMGNELNFFGHVVSPDIRMLYDMNGVLYDTEWFQTAKNTELYYMYRDMYRNEKEHEAIKSQHLRYDITIIPPQMLGKEYVKTAGHYHPNVPGASTSYSELYQVLEGEADYLFQKMNGETIEDVVCIKAIVEDIVVVPPGYGHVTINSSNKTLKMANWVCNDFSSMYQPIKEHAGAAYYLLKNGYVPNSKYTKIPAIRYLKPTDASILGLAKGEDMYNLINDLNKLDFLKNPHLYDTMYSKLLVK; this is translated from the coding sequence TTGAGGGATATAAAAATGGGGAATGAACTGAATTTCTTTGGACATGTAGTATCACCGGATATAAGGATGCTGTATGACATGAATGGAGTCCTGTACGATACAGAATGGTTTCAGACAGCAAAGAATACAGAACTCTATTACATGTATAGAGATATGTACAGGAATGAAAAAGAACATGAAGCTATAAAGTCCCAGCATCTCAGATACGATATCACAATTATTCCCCCTCAAATGCTTGGAAAAGAATATGTAAAGACAGCTGGTCATTACCATCCAAATGTACCGGGAGCCTCTACATCCTATTCTGAACTATATCAGGTACTGGAAGGTGAAGCTGATTATCTCTTCCAGAAAATGAATGGAGAAACTATAGAGGATGTAGTATGCATTAAAGCAATAGTAGAAGACATCGTAGTAGTTCCACCGGGATATGGCCACGTTACTATAAACTCTTCCAACAAGACCCTTAAGATGGCAAACTGGGTATGCAATGATTTTTCATCTATGTACCAGCCAATCAAAGAACATGCAGGAGCTGCATATTATCTTCTCAAGAATGGATATGTACCTAACTCTAAATATACTAAGATACCAGCAATCCGCTATCTTAAACCTACTGATGCTTCAATTCTGGGACTTGCTAAAGGTGAGGATATGTACAATCTCATAAATGATCTCAATAAACTGGATTTCCTGAAAAATCCACATTTGTACGACACAATGTACTCAAAATTACTTGTAAAGTGA
- the uvrC gene encoding excinuclease ABC subunit UvrC, translating to MAVDRSSLPDLPGVYLMKDSSEEVIYVGKALSLRKRVRQYFQSSKNLTPKTKTLVRHIEDLEYIVTDTEVDALVLEANLIKKYRPRYNVRLKDDKRYPYVKVTVNTKYPRIFLTRKRIMDGAIYFGPYTNAGAIRKTLDIISQVFRIRRCRQPLNEKKARPCLDYHIKRCYAPCAGKISEKEYMENVQEAIKFLKGETAGLVKKLEERMHALALRLEFEAAAQVRDQLEAVKVLSQQQIATSGTDDRDVIAAVQEGDTVYIQIFYVRHGNMVGRADLAMSSAEGTALADVVSQFIKQYYLDSPIPTEILIQYEIPDHDLITSWLKQRSGREVHINVPLRGDKKKMLDMALKNAEMTMRANQLKAAVASESLESLKDLQSLLSLPSVPLYIEGFDISNISGTDAVGSVVVFENGKPSNSKYRQHNIRTVKGIDDFAMIGEVVKRRYSRLRDEKIPFPDLILIDGGPGQLSSAKASLNELGLDIPMIGLAKRFEHIITTKKGPGEVIVLPHSSPALKLLMHVRDEAHRFAVSSHRRRRSARLTHSILDGISGIGEAKKKVLISHFGSVEKIGQATMKDLCQIEGINEKLALRILEKFQEHGPWDQGDKM from the coding sequence ATGGCAGTTGACCGATCTTCACTTCCAGATCTTCCGGGTGTGTACCTCATGAAGGACAGCTCAGAAGAAGTAATCTATGTGGGTAAGGCGCTTTCCCTTAGAAAGAGGGTCCGTCAATACTTCCAGTCCTCAAAGAACCTCACGCCAAAAACGAAAACACTTGTCAGACACATAGAGGATCTGGAATATATAGTCACAGATACGGAAGTAGATGCTCTTGTTCTTGAAGCTAACCTCATCAAAAAATATAGGCCACGGTATAATGTGCGCCTAAAGGATGATAAGAGATATCCCTACGTTAAAGTCACAGTGAACACAAAATATCCAAGAATATTCCTGACCCGTAAGAGAATCATGGATGGTGCCATATATTTCGGACCGTACACCAATGCAGGAGCTATCAGGAAAACACTGGATATCATCTCCCAGGTTTTCAGGATACGCAGGTGTAGACAACCTCTTAATGAAAAGAAGGCACGCCCCTGCCTGGATTACCACATCAAAAGATGTTATGCACCATGTGCTGGAAAGATCAGCGAAAAGGAATATATGGAAAACGTCCAGGAAGCTATAAAGTTCCTCAAAGGAGAGACAGCAGGATTAGTGAAAAAACTGGAAGAAAGAATGCATGCCCTTGCATTAAGACTGGAATTCGAAGCTGCTGCCCAGGTCAGAGACCAGCTCGAAGCTGTCAAAGTGCTCTCACAGCAACAGATAGCTACCTCAGGAACGGATGACAGAGATGTAATAGCAGCTGTTCAGGAAGGCGACACAGTTTACATCCAGATATTCTATGTAAGGCATGGCAACATGGTAGGAAGAGCTGACCTTGCTATGAGCTCTGCGGAAGGTACTGCACTTGCAGACGTGGTCTCTCAATTTATAAAGCAATACTATCTGGATTCACCCATTCCTACGGAGATATTGATACAATATGAAATCCCGGACCATGATCTTATCACCTCATGGCTGAAACAAAGATCTGGCAGAGAAGTTCACATAAATGTACCACTGAGAGGAGACAAAAAGAAAATGCTCGATATGGCTTTGAAGAATGCGGAAATGACCATGCGGGCAAACCAGTTAAAGGCTGCTGTGGCCAGCGAGTCACTGGAATCACTCAAAGACCTTCAATCATTACTTTCACTGCCTTCAGTTCCTTTATACATCGAAGGATTTGATATATCAAATATCTCAGGAACAGATGCTGTCGGTTCGGTGGTGGTATTCGAGAATGGCAAACCATCAAATAGCAAATATAGGCAGCATAACATAAGAACTGTGAAAGGAATTGATGATTTTGCAATGATTGGAGAAGTAGTGAAACGCCGCTATTCTCGCCTCAGGGATGAAAAGATACCATTCCCAGACCTTATTCTGATAGACGGGGGACCAGGCCAGCTATCTTCAGCAAAGGCTTCGCTGAACGAACTTGGCCTAGACATTCCTATGATTGGTCTTGCCAAAAGGTTTGAACATATAATTACTACCAAAAAAGGACCTGGCGAAGTAATAGTACTCCCTCACAGCTCTCCTGCATTGAAACTACTCATGCATGTACGAGATGAGGCACATAGGTTCGCAGTCTCCTCACACAGGCGCCGAAGATCAGCAAGGCTTACACATTCCATACTTGATGGTATAAGCGGCATAGGAGAAGCAAAGAAGAAAGTTCTAATAAGCCACTTTGGTTCTGTGGAGAAAATAGGACAGGCCACAATGAAAGACCTATGCCAGATAGAAGGAATTAATGAAAAACTTGCGCTACGCATACTGGAAAAGTTTCAGGAACATGGCCCTTGGGACCAGGGCGACAAAATGTGA